In Pectinophora gossypiella chromosome 8, ilPecGoss1.1, whole genome shotgun sequence, the DNA window GTTTGTGGCTGGGCTTAAGACagctatattaaataatttgtcgcGTGTTGGCACCACAGGGAACTGTGAAACTGACAACAATgttgtaattaataattttgaaaCAATGTTGTCAGTTTCGAAACCCACACAAGTAAGCACACCGAAtgaatttaattatattgaatTGCCACCCATGGAGGATGCTTTAAACGAAGAAAGTGGTGAAATTAAAGCGTGTGCTTACGTGTGTGggtttttaattaaacaatttCCTGTGACGAGCTGCAGCCTCTGcgaaagaatatttttaacaaaagaTATTGAAAATCATCACTCTTTTGTTGAGTGGCGAGAGTACAGCGAAAAAAATCGAAATCTTAAATATGTTACAAAAAATCTTGTTAATTGTGTGGAGTGCAGTGCTAcactaattaatatttttttaaacgaaaAGGCTCACATAAATGAgattaaaaagaacatttatACAAATGTGAAAATGtcaattaattttgattttttgaatgCCTGCACTTCTCACAAAGAGACAAATATTGATAGTATAATAAATAGCGTTTTctttatttgtatgaaaagattCTGTACTCTTAAAAATAGAGAATTTTCAGAACAAGCATCTGCGACAGCTTTACAAAGaaaaatgaatataatattgCATAAGTAATGCCTAATTTACACCGGAGCAACAACGTGCGACATTGCCACATGCCACATCGTCGGTGCGCCTACAAAAATGAGTATGTGTACGAACGACGAAAATTGAAATCGAGTTTTATGTGTAAACATTAAAGACGTGGCATGCGGTAATATCGCACGTTGTTGCTCCGGTGTAAATGAAGCATAATGCTGCTTGTTCTGGAATGATTTGATTAAGGAGGCTTTTTCTTTGTGTTGGTCGTAGTGGTCCTAACAGCCAGTACGACCTGGGGCTTATTTCTCGAAACTTACAAGTCACAAGTTACAAATGTGTAACCATACTAACCCTTAAATTTCACAATTACCATGCGTGACCATGGTTACACACCTATAATTACAAGACTTGGAGGTTTCGTGAAACAAACCACTGGATTTATTATCTATCTTGACATTTAGTTAGCAATCTTCTGTCCACTACGAACCATAttgtatagaataaaataagGAAGTAAATCTAAAGGATTGGGACTGCCGCAACTTTTGCGTAGGAACTATTTggtattaataaaaactatataaaaataaatgtttggcCCATGTTTCGTGAGAAAAGTTGTTCAGTTTCATGAATGAAATCCAATCCTTCAGTGTAGGTTCTACACCGCATTTCTGTTAATTCATGCAACAGAATCTTTTCATaagaagaaaaatgtgataTTTGCACCATTGctcctaatttacgaaaattctattgttacaaaatatataGTTTTCATTTAATTCATTATCATCGACactaaagaagaagaataaatacatacatttatacTTTTCTCAgtacttgttgtttttatttattatcttgtaAGGAAACTTAATGTACGttcttggattttttttaaactcttgttttttttttcaaatttccaAGAACATACATCGAGTTTTCTTACAAGTGAGAAAAACCTAAATTTTTTAATTAAGGATCAACGTCGAGGCCACGATTCGTAATTCCCGCGCTATTCTGTGTTAGCGTGGGCCAAAACTAGATGGCTCTCGTATCGAACCGCTTTATATGGAGTTGTCATTCTTCTCCGCTAGGAGTAATAGTGTTCTGTGGCCATGGCAGACGTTGTGACTGATGACAAATACGAGCGTGACTTCACATCTACACTTATAGAATTATACAGAAAACATCCAGTACTATGGAAGGTCAATCACCCTCTTTATTCTAGCAGGTATCAAAGATCCCGCGCGTTCAAAAAAATCGCGACAGCGCTTCGACCATACAAACCTAAAATTACCGAAGATTATCTAAAAAAGAAGATTAACGTATTGAGGAGTAACTATAACAACGTGAGACGCAAAATAGTGATAGCGGAACGTCAAGGAACCAATAAATGTATTAAACGAGCACCCTGGTATTACAACGAACTATTATTCCTTGCTGAGCGAGGGAAAAAACAAAGAAGTTCCAGAAAACGACGAATAATTTTCGTAAGTTGGTCTCctttatacattatatttatacataacataaccattACTACAAATTGACAAAATGAACATAAACTCTCAAAAAAACACTGTGGTTCAAAACTGACTACAGGACAGATGTTGCTTTCGCATTGTATGTATTGTTGTCTCGCTCTTACATATGGAATTTTGTTACGACTCTCTCATTTCGGCAGCGGTTCGATTACATTGCTTGTTGTATATTGAACATTTTGTAACAGTATAATATGAAACTATCAATGTATTAAGAACGAAATGTTTATGTTAgttgagatattttttttcaaatcgaACACGATAGAAGCCCTGCGGCCGCGGCCGCGGAGCTAGTGTCGTTGCAATATTTAttatctgcatagaattattataaattgtacatatttttatcaatgaggggctttccagCTTACGTCACCTATTTAAAAATcaaaggcctgtgctggattcgaacctgcgatctctaTCTGAGAGGCGTTCTAacaactgagctaccacagcTCTGCATCTCTATTGGTTGACGACAACAATAATTACCTATAAGCGGCATGATTCTATTTATCATCACTGTGTAGTTAAATGTTGTGATTGGAATTATGTGTTTATAATTTGtaacatacaattttattttttgtctaggCTGTTGAAGATGATGGCAGCCAAGAAGTAGAATATTATCCAGACCAACCAGAAAATGATATTTTACCTGATACTGCACCTGAAGAATCATTTGAACCTACGCCAGCTTCGCCTCACAAACTCGACGACCAAAAAACTATAACAGTAGAAAGAGAAACAATTGAAATTCCTGAAAAAGAAGTAGATTCAGAACCAGAAAAATACATGACTATTACAACTACGTATTATAGAAAACCAAAATCTAAAGAAGATTATATGACAAAAGCATGGGcgatgaaattaaataaattgccaGCATTACAAAGGCTGCACGCAGAAAGGATTAtaaacgaggtgttttatgAAGCAGAGATGGGAAACTTATCCAAAGACACCCAAATTGGTGTCGTGTTGCCATAGTATTTGCCAGAAAGAGGAAATACTACATAGCGTAGcaatatttactattttatacttttttgtacCTACCAGGGTTAAAATAAAGTCCGTGCCACAAAAGATATTCCGCGGCCGCTGAGATGGTGTCGCATagtattattatgacttgtcaatgagagactttcgaGGTTACGTTACCCAAAAaatttaatgattttatttgGTTCTCCAACAATGAGtacaataaacattataaaaagaatatacaaaatatatgcTTAAATACAATTGCCTCATTACTTAGAGGAGAACACTGCATGCACATAATGTAACAtttcatatataattataattacttttaacaATTGAGTATATGACCGGGTCTgagataaattaaatttaatactaAACTTGAAAAAGGAGCCATTCTAAGATGATTTGTAtaaacaattgtttttatatttccaATAATTTTCTGTGTAAtataaaatagatggcgctgtgcagaatagccttcgtttaaccttctaatttcatggataacagccATGAGCatcttatatctttgtttttttggtataaatgatgacgcATGTTCTACAGGTACagcacatcttccacccattatttttctgatcaaaataaagagaagcaatataggtaggtagcaacataggTAATTCAATACATagatatctgatccaaatatcaagaatgtatttattgtacacagataacacagaaacaatatgacaacatgaggagagacaaaaggcacaacttatttctaacagaaattattattattaattatatttttttatcaaaaataaataatataataataatatcaagcaataattatttttattatgcctctgccatcacaattatgtttttgaataaatacCTAGTATGTAGCAATGAGAATACAGGTAGCTAATTAATTATCACCTTAATTTTAACAGCACCAGAGATGGTGctgttctattattttttttgggcCTTTAACCTGGAATGTCCGTcattagtacctacctagttccattaaaatttaaaatcaatAACAGCATTAACTTACTGAAGTACAGCTAgtacttgtttttttattgcagaataagaataaaataaaattaccagTTACTTAGTGGCTTATATTTCTCTTTAAGAAAATGGTTCAGCCATTTGTGATAGAACCATGCTACGGCACCAACCAGCGCTTATtgtttgggaaaaaaaaaatagtaggtacAGACAATGGCAACGGTAAACCGCAAAGATTTGTCTATTTACCTGGTAAATACCTATCTCGATATTGAAGCCATTGATGTATAGTATGTTTGAAGCAAACGAATGGCGTATATTTTATCGTTTGCCGCCAAAATAAACGCGCGACGCGAGGGCCTGCGCGGGTAGCGGGAGAGGGAACCGAACGCATTGCCGAGACTGATCAGTCGTGTTCATTCGGCTTCAGTCGTTCGCTCGCCGCCATGGCAGACGTTGTGACTGACGAAAAACCCGCTTACTTTATATCCGAACGCGACTTCATATCTTTACTCATAgaattatacaaaaatcatcCAGAATTATGGAAGCACAGTCACCCTCATTACACTGACAGGCATAAACGGTCCTGTGCACTCCAAGAAATCACGACAGCGCTGCGACCGTACAAACCCGAGATTGACGAAGATTATCTGAAGAGGAAGATAAACATATTCAGAAGCAACTATCGTAGAGCGAGACACAAAGTCGCGTTAGCGCG includes these proteins:
- the LOC126368644 gene encoding uncharacterized protein LOC126368644, producing the protein MADVVTDDKYERDFTSTLIELYRKHPVLWKVNHPLYSSRYQRSRAFKKIATALRPYKPKITEDYLKKKINVLRSNYNNVRRKIVIAERQGTNKCIKRAPWYYNELLFLAERGKKQRSSRKRRIIFAVEDDGSQEVEYYPDQPENDILPDTAPEESFEPTPASPHKLDDQKTITVERETIEIPEKEVDSEPEKYMTITTTYYRKPKSKEDYMTKAWAMKLNKLPALQRLHAERIINEVFYEAEMGNLSKDTQIGVVLP